One segment of Leptospirillum ferrooxidans C2-3 DNA contains the following:
- the lptE gene encoding LPS assembly lipoprotein LptE yields the protein MKHFFWRMGFLSLFFGILGGCGYHISNLSGLTHLPNAKHLSLGKHVTMSVQSFHNATVFPLIETQVSQLLKDELLKVSGITLVNNPKYADLVLSGTVVSAAEIPLALSSTQGIEQYLVEIVLSAKVTGYDGKIIWQGGSIIGGAPMYVNNNLAIFQQNQSYAMNEATQSAVSRLVSSMAHNLKSAVFIIPNQSLSQPLSPQVPGGMASPFPNSPGAPGGIPQQPGVPGGIPPGTIP from the coding sequence TTGAAACACTTCTTCTGGCGAATGGGCTTTCTCTCCCTCTTCTTCGGGATATTGGGGGGATGTGGGTATCACATATCCAACCTGTCGGGGTTGACGCATCTCCCTAACGCCAAGCACCTGTCACTGGGAAAGCATGTGACAATGTCCGTCCAGTCTTTTCATAACGCAACAGTCTTTCCCCTGATTGAAACCCAGGTTTCACAGCTTTTAAAAGACGAGCTTCTGAAAGTATCGGGCATTACCCTGGTCAACAACCCCAAATACGCGGACCTTGTCTTGTCAGGAACGGTCGTCAGCGCAGCAGAAATCCCGCTTGCACTGTCCTCAACCCAGGGAATCGAACAATATCTGGTTGAAATCGTCCTCTCCGCCAAAGTCACCGGCTACGATGGAAAAATTATCTGGCAAGGCGGATCCATCATTGGTGGCGCCCCGATGTATGTCAACAACAATCTGGCCATATTCCAGCAGAACCAGTCCTATGCCATGAACGAAGCAACACAATCGGCTGTGAGCCGCCTTGTGTCTTCCATGGCCCACAACCTCAAATCGGCTGTTTTCATCATCCCCAACCAGTCCCTTTCCCAGCCGCTCTCCCCACAAGTACCCGGAGGAATGGCAAGCCCATTTCCCAACTCACCCGGAGCTCCGGGCGGGATTCCCCAGCAACCTGGTGTTCCCGGCGGAATTCCTCCCGGGACAATCCCATGA
- the leuS gene encoding leucine--tRNA ligase: MSQHPYLFKEIEANVQAIWEESNAFRTENQSDRPKFYCLEMFPYPSGRIHMGHVRNYSIGDALARYKRMRGFNVLHPMGWDAFGLPAENAAIQRNIPPRTWTIDNIAHMKKQLKKLGLSYDWDREVATCLPDYYRWNQWLFLQFLKRGLAYKKGGLLNWCDQCATVLANEQVEEGLCWRCKSPVELRSLEQWYLKITDYAKELHDTLKELTGWPEKVRTMQENWIGPSTGAHIDFTVAGLKKHLTVFTTRPDTLFGVTFVTIAPEHEEMEELLSLSPNRDLAKAFIHETLHKRTTERNAELVEKEGIDSGVRLVHPLTGETIPLWIGNFVVSGYGTGIVMGVPAHDTRDFEFAKKYGIPIKTVISDSSNNPLQTQQEAMTGPGILVQSGQFDGLKNDQAKIEITRYLEEKGAGRSVTTYRLRDWGISRQRYWGTPIPVLYCDGCGMVPVPEKDLPVLLPEHVSFTGKGGSPLAEQPSFLNVRCPQCGKDAKRETDTMDTFIDSSWYFLRFTDPKNTEMPFDRLKSAHWLPVDQYVGGVEHAILHLLYARFFTKVLNDIGLSPVREPFQSLLTQGMVLKDGSKMSKSKGNVVDPDLLIDRYGADTVRLFTLFSAPPDKDLAWDDKAVEGAYRFLGRLFQKSQELLTHPGFQKRASFTDELPSELRLVRTKIHETIQDVTRDLDGDAQMNTAIARLMELLNTLYSVDIQNGAAERSVLHEGLHVTSMLLSPFAPHLSQHLWSSLGEEGLVLNAGWPKIDQSALLRDVVPFIVQVNGKLRATLMLPPATTEAELKEQALQDEKVTRVLEGLQIRKIVHVPGKLLNFVAGPG; encoded by the coding sequence GTGAGCCAGCATCCCTACCTCTTTAAAGAAATCGAAGCCAATGTTCAGGCCATTTGGGAAGAAAGCAATGCATTCCGAACGGAAAACCAAAGCGATCGACCAAAGTTCTACTGTCTGGAAATGTTTCCCTACCCTTCCGGAAGGATTCATATGGGCCATGTCAGGAATTATTCCATTGGAGACGCCCTCGCCCGCTATAAGCGAATGAGGGGATTCAATGTCCTGCATCCGATGGGTTGGGACGCGTTTGGTCTTCCGGCCGAAAACGCCGCCATACAGAGAAACATTCCACCGAGAACATGGACAATCGACAACATTGCCCACATGAAAAAACAGCTTAAGAAGCTGGGGCTCTCCTACGACTGGGACCGCGAGGTCGCAACCTGCCTCCCGGACTACTATCGCTGGAACCAGTGGCTCTTCCTCCAGTTTTTAAAACGGGGCCTGGCCTATAAAAAGGGAGGACTTCTCAACTGGTGCGACCAGTGTGCGACGGTTCTCGCAAACGAGCAGGTGGAAGAAGGTCTTTGCTGGAGATGCAAAAGCCCGGTTGAGCTCAGATCTCTTGAGCAGTGGTATCTGAAAATTACCGATTATGCAAAAGAGCTTCATGACACATTAAAAGAACTTACCGGATGGCCTGAAAAAGTCAGGACAATGCAGGAAAACTGGATTGGCCCCTCCACCGGCGCACACATCGACTTTACCGTTGCCGGACTGAAGAAACATCTGACCGTCTTTACCACCCGTCCGGACACCTTGTTCGGAGTGACATTCGTAACGATTGCCCCGGAACACGAAGAAATGGAAGAGCTTCTCTCCCTTTCTCCAAACCGTGATTTGGCCAAGGCATTTATCCATGAAACTCTTCACAAGCGAACAACGGAACGAAATGCGGAGCTCGTTGAAAAAGAAGGCATCGACTCCGGAGTCAGGCTGGTCCATCCGTTGACAGGAGAGACCATCCCCCTCTGGATTGGAAACTTTGTTGTTTCCGGTTACGGGACAGGAATTGTCATGGGCGTTCCAGCCCACGATACGAGAGATTTTGAATTTGCCAAAAAGTATGGCATTCCGATCAAGACGGTCATTTCCGACTCTTCAAACAACCCGCTCCAAACCCAACAGGAAGCCATGACCGGACCGGGCATTCTGGTTCAATCAGGACAATTTGACGGGCTCAAAAACGATCAGGCCAAAATCGAGATCACCAGATACCTCGAAGAAAAAGGAGCGGGTCGCTCTGTTACAACCTACAGGCTGAGGGATTGGGGAATCTCCCGGCAACGCTATTGGGGAACACCTATCCCTGTTCTCTATTGTGATGGCTGCGGAATGGTTCCGGTACCAGAAAAGGATCTCCCGGTTTTGCTTCCAGAACATGTCTCCTTCACCGGCAAGGGTGGCTCTCCACTCGCCGAACAGCCGTCTTTTCTCAATGTCCGGTGCCCACAATGTGGCAAGGATGCCAAGAGAGAAACTGACACGATGGATACCTTCATCGACTCGTCCTGGTATTTTCTTCGATTTACCGACCCGAAAAACACCGAGATGCCATTTGACCGGCTGAAATCTGCCCATTGGCTTCCGGTCGACCAGTATGTCGGAGGGGTCGAACACGCCATCCTCCATCTTCTTTATGCCCGTTTCTTTACAAAGGTCCTGAACGATATCGGACTCTCTCCGGTTCGGGAGCCCTTCCAATCCCTTCTGACTCAAGGGATGGTTTTGAAAGACGGAAGCAAGATGTCCAAATCAAAAGGCAACGTCGTGGACCCCGATTTGCTCATTGACCGTTATGGAGCCGATACGGTCAGGCTGTTTACCCTTTTTTCCGCCCCCCCCGACAAAGATCTCGCATGGGACGACAAGGCCGTCGAAGGGGCCTACCGATTTCTGGGAAGACTTTTCCAAAAATCCCAGGAGTTGTTGACTCATCCCGGATTTCAGAAAAGAGCTTCCTTTACCGATGAGCTCCCGTCAGAGCTTCGTCTTGTACGGACCAAAATCCATGAAACGATACAGGATGTGACACGGGACCTCGATGGCGATGCCCAGATGAACACCGCCATCGCAAGACTCATGGAGCTCCTGAACACGCTCTATTCGGTTGACATTCAAAATGGCGCCGCTGAACGATCCGTTCTCCACGAAGGCCTTCATGTCACATCCATGCTTCTTTCTCCGTTCGCCCCTCACCTATCCCAGCATCTTTGGAGCAGTCTGGGAGAAGAGGGGCTGGTTTTAAATGCCGGCTGGCCGAAAATCGACCAGTCGGCCCTTTTGAGAGATGTTGTTCCCTTTATTGTGCAGGTCAATGGAAAGCTGCGGGCAACATTGATGCTCCCACCGGCCACAACCGAGGCTGAACTGAAAGAACAGGCCCTTCAGGATGAAAAGGTCACCCGGGTTTTGGAAGGATTGCAGATCAGGAAGATCGTCCATGTTCCCGGAAAACTTTTGAATTTTGTCGCGGGACCCGGATAG
- a CDS encoding MogA/MoaB family molybdenum cofactor biosynthesis protein, which yields MRIAVLTLSDRSYAGIRSDQSGPMAVKMLEEAFAGSSIEVAILPDDRTAIREKLLESSANGYSDLIVTTGGTGLAPRDVTPEATRDVLEREIPGMSEAARAAGLLKTPHAMLSRGVCGTRGKTLIINLPGSPKAVADHLSLLIPVIRHALDLLSGYTEVCDASPMVQSIPIEE from the coding sequence ATGCGCATTGCCGTCCTGACTCTAAGTGACAGAAGCTATGCCGGTATTCGCTCCGACCAATCCGGGCCAATGGCGGTCAAAATGTTGGAAGAGGCATTTGCCGGAAGCTCGATTGAGGTGGCCATCCTTCCCGATGACCGTACTGCCATCAGGGAAAAGTTGCTGGAATCAAGTGCCAATGGGTACAGTGACCTGATCGTAACGACTGGTGGAACGGGGCTTGCTCCTCGCGATGTGACGCCAGAGGCAACCCGGGATGTCCTTGAACGGGAGATCCCCGGAATGTCCGAGGCGGCAAGGGCTGCCGGTCTACTAAAAACTCCGCATGCAATGCTCTCGCGCGGTGTTTGTGGAACACGGGGAAAAACATTGATCATCAATTTACCAGGGAGCCCAAAGGCCGTTGCTGATCATTTAAGCCTCCTGATTCCGGTTATCCGGCATGCACTTGATCTCTTATCAGGATACACAGAAGTATGTGACGCGTCTCCCATGGTGCAGTCAATTCCAATTGAAGAATGA
- the moaC gene encoding cyclic pyranopterin monophosphate synthase MoaC, whose amino-acid sequence MELAEDPGSRARMVDVGAKEVTERIAIASGRIRLAREVIECIRANKVPKGNVFEVARVAGIMAAKRTDEILPLCHPLPLESVEVHLEILQDVVMVRVQVRTHAKTGVEMEALTAVAAACLTVYDLCKPLAKGQSAVIECIQLEMKSGGRRGTFIRKNELEKEGEGSCALPS is encoded by the coding sequence GTGGAGTTAGCGGAAGATCCGGGCTCCCGAGCCCGGATGGTGGATGTGGGAGCAAAAGAAGTTACAGAGAGGATTGCGATTGCTTCTGGAAGGATACGTCTTGCCAGGGAAGTGATCGAATGTATCCGGGCGAACAAGGTCCCGAAAGGAAATGTTTTTGAAGTCGCCCGGGTTGCAGGCATCATGGCAGCCAAGCGAACCGACGAGATTCTCCCTCTTTGCCATCCGTTGCCGCTTGAGTCAGTGGAGGTTCATCTGGAGATTCTTCAGGATGTTGTTATGGTCCGGGTTCAAGTTCGTACGCATGCCAAAACCGGAGTCGAGATGGAAGCACTCACAGCTGTTGCCGCCGCTTGTCTGACGGTATATGACCTGTGTAAACCTCTGGCGAAAGGTCAGTCAGCAGTCATCGAATGCATTCAGCTTGAAATGAAATCGGGTGGCAGAAGAGGTACCTTTATCCGGAAGAACGAATTAGAGAAAGAGGGTGAAGGATCATGCGCATTGCCGTCCTGA
- a CDS encoding molybdopterin molybdotransferase MoeA — MITPDEALSTVLRNVAQLSPVCLSLADALGCRLSEDIQAPCDFPSFDRSMMDGFAVCLGSVSGRYRRMGILKAGESWPIPLHAGECVEIMTGAPCPLGTDLVFPYEDVESDGAWMTSTQNHELGQYMSKRGSECRNGETVLKKGTIVTPLVIAVLASFGQKTVPVIPPPQVAIIVTGREIVREGRFLEEAQIHDANGPMLMAMACMLGVTKIGSQSADDDLFSLTQALEQASEAEVVLITGGVSEGLFDLVPEALQKTGAEILFHKVSQKPGKPFLFARKGGRLYFALPGNPLSAHLCFHRYVTPVIRMMQGNILPSFRDRGIARITPNQSGRTRFELARVQGDRGTDQPFRLTVYEGRHSSDLFSVHKANSIVCVPPSKEGDTASFKEKDWEFEWLESARMEDMWS; from the coding sequence ATGATCACTCCCGATGAGGCACTCAGCACCGTTTTGAGAAATGTTGCCCAGTTGTCCCCCGTATGCTTGTCCCTTGCAGATGCGCTTGGGTGTCGCCTCTCGGAGGATATTCAGGCTCCCTGTGATTTTCCTTCTTTTGACCGATCGATGATGGACGGGTTTGCCGTGTGTTTGGGATCGGTGTCAGGACGATACCGACGAATGGGTATTTTGAAGGCAGGAGAAAGTTGGCCGATCCCACTTCATGCGGGTGAGTGCGTGGAAATTATGACTGGGGCTCCCTGCCCATTAGGAACGGATCTCGTTTTTCCTTATGAGGATGTTGAATCAGATGGGGCGTGGATGACTTCCACTCAGAATCATGAGTTGGGTCAATACATGTCAAAACGCGGGAGCGAGTGCAGAAATGGCGAGACCGTTCTCAAGAAAGGAACGATCGTGACTCCGCTGGTTATTGCTGTACTGGCTTCGTTTGGCCAAAAAACGGTACCTGTCATCCCTCCTCCGCAAGTTGCGATTATCGTAACAGGACGAGAGATCGTCCGTGAAGGGAGATTTCTTGAAGAAGCACAAATTCATGATGCCAATGGCCCAATGCTGATGGCAATGGCTTGTATGCTCGGAGTTACAAAGATAGGATCACAGAGTGCCGACGATGATCTTTTTTCACTGACACAGGCACTCGAGCAGGCCTCAGAAGCAGAGGTAGTGCTGATCACTGGGGGTGTTTCAGAGGGACTTTTTGATCTTGTTCCGGAGGCACTTCAAAAAACTGGGGCAGAGATCCTTTTTCATAAGGTTTCACAAAAACCCGGAAAACCATTCCTCTTTGCCCGAAAGGGAGGCCGGCTTTATTTTGCTCTTCCTGGAAACCCCTTGTCTGCTCACCTGTGTTTCCATCGCTATGTAACTCCGGTCATTCGTATGATGCAGGGGAATATCCTTCCGTCATTTCGTGATCGGGGTATCGCCAGGATTACCCCCAACCAGAGTGGGCGAACCCGCTTTGAGCTTGCCCGGGTCCAGGGTGATCGGGGGACAGACCAGCCATTTCGCTTAACTGTTTATGAGGGCCGTCATTCTTCTGATCTCTTTTCGGTGCACAAGGCGAACAGTATCGTGTGCGTTCCCCCTTCCAAAGAAGGCGATACAGCAAGTTTTAAAGAGAAAGATTGGGAATTTGAATGGCTCGAGAGTGCACGAATGGAGGATATGTGGAGTTAG
- a CDS encoding molybdenum cofactor biosynthesis protein MoaE, whose protein sequence is MFQFMRTAISDGVLRSSLYHPGAGGVVIFEGRVRNQHRGRSVLFLEYEAYEALAEREGLAILAEVREKYDILEVLCAHRTGKVELGEMAVWIGVAAVHRAPAFEACSFVIDAIKQRLPIWKKEFYGDGMAVWVNCKDETFPSATEKKIGMACHDHSR, encoded by the coding sequence ATGTTTCAGTTCATGAGAACGGCTATTTCTGATGGGGTTCTACGTTCTTCTCTCTATCATCCGGGAGCTGGAGGAGTGGTCATTTTTGAAGGCCGCGTCCGGAACCAGCACCGGGGGCGATCGGTACTGTTCCTTGAGTATGAGGCCTATGAGGCACTTGCAGAGAGAGAAGGGTTGGCGATCCTTGCGGAAGTGAGGGAAAAGTATGACATTCTGGAGGTTCTTTGTGCTCATAGGACCGGAAAGGTTGAGCTTGGGGAGATGGCGGTTTGGATTGGTGTCGCGGCCGTTCATCGGGCTCCAGCTTTTGAGGCTTGTTCTTTCGTGATCGATGCGATAAAACAGCGTCTTCCGATATGGAAAAAGGAATTCTACGGTGATGGAATGGCTGTGTGGGTGAACTGCAAGGACGAAACATTTCCTTCCGCTACAGAGAAGAAAATAGGAATGGCCTGCCATGATCACTCCCGATGA
- a CDS encoding MoaD/ThiS family protein yields MPDRGGNRFPSILNRSEESASVAPRTFFMVYFGPIREKAGRLEEEILTNARTPESLYEEIRKKYDLEYPFSLLRVAVNGTFTNPDDSLVHGDTVVFLPPFGGG; encoded by the coding sequence ATGCCAGATAGGGGTGGTAATCGTTTTCCAAGCATATTGAACCGTTCCGAAGAAAGCGCGTCAGTGGCCCCTCGCACCTTTTTCATGGTTTATTTTGGTCCCATTAGAGAGAAAGCCGGGAGGCTGGAGGAAGAGATTTTGACAAATGCCAGAACACCTGAATCTCTCTATGAGGAGATAAGGAAAAAATATGATCTTGAGTACCCCTTTTCTCTTCTTCGGGTCGCAGTGAACGGGACTTTCACAAACCCGGATGACTCCCTTGTACACGGAGACACTGTTGTTTTCCTTCCTCCATTTGGAGGGGGATGA
- a CDS encoding GTP 3',8-cyclase MoaA translates to MMITFPIRPLYLRLSVTDRCNLRCLYCRPDKTEDSAMHPSHLSDEHLLALVEMVDTAVPIYKLRLTGGDPLVRPALHEFVGKVRKLLPKAEIALTTNGLLLSRQVKALKESGLDTMNISLDTTEFGVFEEIARVNAFDDVLEGILAAKKSGFRSLKLNTVLLRHFNGQSLHELVDFATDMRCELRFIELMPIGVASEYFKSEFLSADEALAFLRPYFGDPIPLGLKGTASRYLFQFRGKKTVVGFITTISEPFCGECDRLRIDSRGWLFPCLHDYDGLDLLSLWRTGEREQAVRLIRAAHTEKKTPIREWTSQQMVRIGG, encoded by the coding sequence ATGATGATCACTTTTCCCATCCGTCCTCTTTACCTCCGTCTTTCTGTGACAGATCGCTGTAACTTGAGATGCCTTTACTGCAGGCCTGATAAGACAGAAGACAGTGCGATGCACCCGTCTCATCTATCAGATGAACATCTGTTGGCCCTTGTGGAGATGGTGGACACCGCTGTACCAATTTACAAATTGCGTTTGACGGGAGGTGACCCGCTAGTTCGTCCCGCCCTCCATGAATTTGTTGGAAAGGTCCGAAAGCTTCTTCCAAAGGCAGAAATTGCTTTAACCACAAACGGGCTTCTGCTTTCCCGCCAGGTAAAGGCACTGAAAGAGTCCGGTCTTGATACGATGAATATAAGCTTAGATACGACAGAATTCGGTGTATTCGAAGAAATTGCCAGGGTCAATGCGTTTGACGATGTTTTGGAAGGTATTCTGGCCGCAAAAAAGTCGGGGTTTAGGAGTCTCAAGCTCAATACGGTTCTTTTGCGTCATTTTAACGGGCAATCCTTGCATGAGCTTGTCGATTTTGCGACTGACATGAGATGTGAATTGCGCTTTATCGAATTAATGCCGATCGGAGTGGCTTCTGAATACTTCAAATCCGAGTTTCTGTCAGCTGACGAAGCACTGGCATTTCTTCGCCCCTATTTTGGCGATCCGATTCCTCTTGGCTTGAAGGGAACGGCGTCGCGTTATCTCTTCCAATTTCGTGGGAAGAAAACTGTTGTTGGATTCATTACAACCATCTCGGAACCGTTCTGTGGAGAATGTGACCGGTTGCGCATCGATTCAAGAGGATGGTTGTTTCCGTGTTTGCACGATTATGACGGATTAGATCTTCTCTCATTATGGCGGACAGGTGAAAGAGAACAGGCTGTCCGGTTAATCCGGGCAGCTCACACAGAGAAAAAAACGCCCATTCGGGAATGGACATCTCAGCAGATGGTCCGGATCGGGGGATAG
- a CDS encoding P-II family nitrogen regulator, which produces MIQAIVRPEKANDVVLSLEKTGILALTRMDVMGHGRQRGIHVGTIHYAEIAKVFFMIVVENHDMDRAVNAIRIAACTGNPGDGKIFVSSLLESRTIRESGKSVASQKITDHESTPLSGKGV; this is translated from the coding sequence ATGATCCAGGCAATTGTTAGGCCGGAAAAAGCAAATGATGTTGTTCTTTCCCTTGAAAAAACAGGCATTCTTGCTTTGACTCGAATGGATGTGATGGGACATGGACGGCAAAGGGGGATTCATGTTGGAACCATCCATTACGCAGAAATTGCGAAGGTCTTTTTCATGATTGTAGTTGAAAATCACGATATGGATCGTGCTGTCAATGCGATCCGGATTGCGGCCTGTACTGGTAACCCAGGGGATGGAAAGATCTTTGTTTCTTCCCTTCTTGAATCCCGGACAATCCGTGAGAGTGGAAAATCGGTCGCTTCACAGAAAATAACTGATCATGAATCAACTCCACTTTCCGGAAAGGGTGTTTAA